Below is a genomic region from Microcoleus sp. FACHB-672.
AACCGCTTGTCTGTGATTAAGAGTTGCCCTAGGATATGTGGCGTTCGTTTCAACTTCGTATACGTCTTGAAACCCCTGATCAAATTTGTTAACGACTTTACGGAAGCCCAAGGGCGTCTGTACCAAGTCCCCAACCTTCACATCCCGAATGGGTACTAGACCTTTGGATGTGTGAACCAGAGCATCTTCGGGTAGACACCGGCGGATATTTCCGGCCACAATTGTCACTGCTGCTTCATCAATTAATAAACAGCATTCAACTGAATTTAATTGCCGACCAAGGGCCTTATTTAAAATTGCTGAACACCGCTCATAAAGCTCTAGCAATCTAACAGGATTTGCGACTCCACCAAATCCTTTTAAGGGTTCTCCTGCCGGCCTGACATCACTAATATTAATGATGACTTTAACTTCATCTGAAAAACGCTCATCTGTTGACAATTCCAGCAAAGTTTGATAAGACTTTACCCAACCTTGGCGAGAATCTCCAACATGAATTAATACCTCGTTTCCAGTAATTTTGACTTCAGACTTTTCACGGCGATTTTGTGCGGGAGTTAAGCCGATTTCGCCTTGAATTTCGACATTGAGCCGATTGCGAATTGCCGGCAATTGGTTGATATACTTTGGTTCGAGGACTGCTCCGGTGCCACAACCCATCATCGCCAAATCCATCAGCAGGCCAAAGGCACGCCAGTCAGCGATGTTGGTTGATGAACAATTGTATGCACCTGAGAAATTTTGGGATTGCTCGATCCATTCGCTGCCCCCAACCCACAGCCAGCGCCCGGAGGTAAGCGCTTTGAGCCGGCGCTGCATCTGCATCAAAAGTTCAATTTCATCGGGGGTGAGTTTGCCAAGTTTCGCCAACCCCTCCACAGTGCGCTTACACACCTCTTCCCAAGTCTCTCGACCGGCTTCTGTGCGGCGGCTGTACGTCCTAAAAAATACCGGATTGGCTGCCGGTGCCGTTGCGGGAAACTCGCCGGTTGGGCGTGTTCGCTCTAATTCTCGAACCATAAGTCTTTTCGGGTCAGGACACATCAGTAGATCACGACTATACACGATTAGATATAGGGTTCAAAGCTTGATAAAATGCTGAATTTGCGCTATATATGTTGGGCTTCCTTTAAGGACAGCCTTGTTCACTGCTAAGCGTTCTCAACACCTACCGCACTCAAGTCCAGCCATAGCTCGATCACAAGATGTGGAATGAACAAAAAACCTCATACTTGGTTCAAATACTTGCTATGCCTGGGATTGATAATTGCACTATCAACTTCTTCTTTAGCCACGCCTCAAATTAAGCCGGCTTCAACAGAACTACGCGGTGTTTGGTTAACGAATGTCACCAGTGGCGTTTTGTTCGTCCCTTGGGGAATTAACCGCGCACTGCACCAACTGTCTCAACTCAACTTCAACACCGTCTATCCCGTCGTCTGGAACCGGGGACACACGTTTTATCCAAGTGCTGTCGCGCAAGACGTTACAGGGCGTTCGCAAGAACCCCTGTTGGCAGTGATGCGCCCCTTTGAAGATACTCTGGCGGAAATTCTTAAGCAGGGACATCGCCGGCACTTAAAAGTAATCCCCTGGTTTGAATATGGCTTCATGGCACCGGCACACTCACAACTCGCCCAGCGTCACCCAGACTGGCTCACAACTAGGCGCGATAGTAGCAAAAGTATTAAAGAAATTCCGGATGAACAGGCAGCTCAAGAAGGTGCAAAGCGAACCCCGCAGCAGAATGTCGGCAAGCCTGGTATTTTTCCCGCCGCATCATCTTTTTTCATACCTAAGCAAGTTTGGCTGAATCCTCTGCATCCAGAAGTGCAGCAGTTTATCCGTGAGCTGATTGTGGAAGTTGTTAGCAATTATGATGTTGATGGCATTCAGCTAGATGATCATTTTGGGATGCCGGTGGAGCTAGGTTATGATCCTTTGACAGTCGAGCTTTACCGGCTAGAACATCAGGGTCAAAATCCCCCCAGTGACTTTCTAGACGTCGAGTGGATGCGCTGGCGAGCCGACAAAATTACTCATTTCATGCAAGAGTTATTTCACGCGGTCAAAGCTGTCAAGCCCGATGTGATCGTCTCTCTTTCTTCTAACTCGCACTCTTTTGCTTATAGAAATTATCTCCAAGATTGGCAAACTTGGGTAGAGCAGGGTTTGGTGGAAGATTTAATATTGCAGGTGTATCGCAATGATCTGATTCGCTTTCAGGCAGAATTAAAAGTGCCGGCGGTTCAGATCGCCCGTCGTAAAATTCCTGTTGGAGTGGGAATTACAACCGGCACTTGGAGAAATCCTGTGGCTATGGAACAGATTCAAAAGCAGGTAGAGCTAGTGCGTGAGGGCGGATTTTATGGAGTATCTTTCTTTTACTGGGAGAGTTTGTGGAGTTATCTCACGCCAGAGTCGCCACGGCAGCGGAGAAAGGGGTTTGAAGCAATTTTTTCTGATGCAGATGTTAGAAGTAAATAGGTTGTGGGTGCCTGGTTTATAAGATTGTTTTAAGCCTAGATGATAGCGCAGCGTGCCGTTAAGCATCGGCATACACAGATAAACGCGGATGGGTGCAAATGGGTTATCGGTTGGTGTGAAATATACTGATTTGTCAGTTAAATGTTTGTGAGTTTAAAGTTTGTCAAAACAGAGTTCTTTGTTTGGTTGCAGTGGGTTTTGCTCACACTTGCGGGTTTTTTGGTAAGTTTACTATTTATTGAAATTGGTGAGAAACCGGATATTGGAGCTTTTGAAGGGGCAATTGGCGGTGCGGTGATCGGGCTAGCCCAATGGTTTTTTCTGAGATCGCGCATCTCTAATGCTGGATGGTGGGTATTGGTGTGTGTTCTCAGTTGGGGATTGCTGGGTGTGACGGGTTTGGGTGCACTCGGCTGGTTTACACCGAGAACGCCTCAAATTCCTCTGAGAATCGTTTACGGGGCGATCAATGGTGAACAGATGGGATTGTTGATCGGGTTGGCGCAGTGGTTAGTGATTGGTAAACAAGTCACGGCGGGTTGGCGGTGGATTATCACGAGTTCTGTATGTTGGGCGGTGGCGCTGGCTATCGGGTGGACGGTTGGCGGGTTGTTGCACCAAGCCACCGGCTTATTCTTGGGAGAGGTTGTGGGTTTGGCTGTGGCATGGATTGTTGCTGCTGCAACGACAGGAATTCCTCTCGTTTGCTTTTTAAACTCCCACTAAGGGGAAATGTTCGCTAAATGCTCAGCAAGCGTTTTTGCCTAAATATGGGTAATAATTGCCTTTGGCTTGGATTTGTGGGGAGTTAGCTTTCTCCTACGACTCAAGGCAAGCTATGGCAGTGCGAGATTATACCTGAAAAATTAAAGAATGAAAAAGATATTTTTAGCGTTTCTGATCATTTCTCTTTCTTTTTTCAGGGTTGCATCTACTCGGGCAGCAGAAATTGTTTTGGGAGTTGTGCGGAGTCCGGATAACGCACAAGAGTGGGCCGGCATCACTCAGCGTTTAGATGCGGCGGGAATTGCTTATCGCACTATCGATATCGCGCAAATTAATCGGGCTTCGGATCTAGCCGGCACTACAGTTATATTTTTAGCCAACATCGAAACGCTAACACCGGCACAAGTGAACGCCCTTGATGACTGGATGAGCCAAGGCGGTCGAGTTATCGCATCAGGGCCGGTTGGCAGTCGCTCCTCCGCAGACGTGCGTCAAGCCTTACGCTCACTCTTAGGTGCATCCTGGGCGTTTCCCCTACCCGAGCCTTCAGCGGTTCAAGCGATGCGAATTTGCACCGGCGACTGGCGCAACGCCCCGATTGGTGCCAAACCCTGCGACACCTGGGTATCTCCAGAACTAACCGCTACACCTGTTCCTGGAGGCGTGTTAATTCCCGCCGGCTTATCGAGCCAAACCGCTGCTACCTGGAGTTGCACCGGCACACAACCCTGCCCCAACACCTCATCCCCAGCCGTCGTCACCAGTGAACAAGCCACATTCTTTGGCTGGCAGTGGGGAAGCAAAGGTGCAGCGTCCGCCGAAATTGATACAGCCTGGTTGCAAGCAACCCTTAGCCGTTATGGAGAAATTCAGCTCACCGATATGCCGGTGGCGAGGAGAGGGGGTGCAGTTGAATCTAGAAGAGAAGGAGAGGGGGAGCAAAGGCAAGGGGGAGCCGTTGAATCTAGAAGAGGAGGAGAGGGTGCACAAAGGCGAGGGGGAGCGACTGAGCGAGACAATTCTCAACCGGCAATCCCTAAATCCCCAAATCCCTCACAAAACTCTAGCGATCCAGCAGAGCAAGTCGCGCCGGCACAACCGGAAATCAACCCGGACTCCCAAACCATCACCAGCGCCCAAGGTAACGCCATGCGCCAGGAACTCGCCGAACTTTTAGGGCGGGTTGAAAGTGCTTTATTATCTGCCAGCGCAGCAAATAATCCAGCAAATCTCGCCACAGAAACTCCGACAGAAGCCGGCAATAAATCTGCCACTCGTCGTGCAACAAATCAAGGGGCTGCGGAAAAAGCAATCGTTGAGGCGAGGCAAGTATTGCAAGCATTTCCTCAACTGTTAGCACAAAAGAATTACACTGAAGCGCGCCGGCAGTGGGTCGCGGCGCGACGGCTGCTGTGGGAAAATTACCCGACCGATCAGCCTGTGGCTCAACCAGAAATTCGCGCTATCTGGTTAGATCGGGGCACTATCGTGAGAGCCGGCTCTGAGCGAGGACTGGCTGCAGTTTTTGACCGGCTGGCAGCCGCAGGGTTCAATACAATTTTCTTTGAAACCGTTAATGCCGGCTATCCCATTTATCCCTCTGAAGTCGCTCCAGAACAGAATCCACAAACGCGCCGGTGGGACCCCCTTGCGGCTGGGGTGAAGTTAGCCCACGAGCGAGGCATGGAACTGCACGCATGGGTATGGGTGTTCGCTGCCGGCAACCAGCGTCACAATGTACTGCTCAACCAGCCGGCGGATTATCCGGGACCCCTGATTAGCGCCCATCCAGACTGGGCCGGTTACGATCATCGCGGCAAGATGATTCCGGGAGGGCAAACCAAGCCATTTTTAGACCCTGCAAATCCAGAAGTACGTCGCTACTTGCTCAAGCTATTGGATGAAGTGGTTAGCCGGTATGAAGTGGATGGGGTGCAGCTAGACTACATTCGCTATCCCTTTCAAGATCCAGCACTTGGCAGCAGCTACGGCTATGGCAAAGCAGCACGTCAACAATTTCGACAACTTGCAGGGGTTGATCCAGCGGATATTTCGCCAAGCGATACGGAATTGTGGCGGCAGTGGACGGGGTTCCGCATCCGCCAAATAGACTCTTTTGTTGCCGAGGCATCGAAACTTATTCGCAGCCGGCGTCCGAATGTGATGGTTTCAGCGGCGGTTTTTCCCTTACCTCGCAACGAACGCCTCAACAAAATCCAGCAGAATTGGGAAGAATGGGCGCAGCAGGGAAATGTGGATTTGGTGGTGCCGATGACTTACGCAATGGATACCGGCGGATTGCAAAAGTTGGCTGCACCTTGGCTGACTTTAGCGGCTGGAGTGAATAACAGCGCACCGGCACTGGGGGCAACTTTGATTTTACCGGGGATTCGGCTGCTGAATTTGCCCGAGGTGGTGGCAGTGGATCAAATTCAGGCATTGCGAGATTTGCCGGCACCGGGCTATGCCTTGTTTGCGGCAGAGAATATCACTAACCGTTTGCAGGGCATTTTCAGCCGTACTCAAGGATGTGCCGGTGCAAACTGTACAGCAGCCGTTCCGTATCGGCAGCCTTTTGCCACCGCTGCTGGACGGTTCAAGACATTGCAAAGGCAATGGGATTTTCTGCTGGCAAATAATCAGCTAAAAATAGCAGAACCGCAGTTAAGTGACTTCACCGCCAAAACGCAAGCGCTGGAAAGTAGTTTAAACCAACTGGCAACTGAAGCATCTGCCGGTCATTTAGCCACAGCTCAACAGTCACTCAGTCGTTTTCAAGCAGAATTTGATAGCTGGATGCGCTTGTATTCCTCAGAAAATCCTTATCAAGTCAAAACCTGGAAAAATCACTTAGCTACGCTGGATAGCCTGCTGCGCTTTGGAGAGCGAGTTGAATTACAGCGATAATACTGCCACCTTCGTCTCTTCCTCAGTTTAGGTGAGTGATTGTTGGCCGGTATTCACAATTACACACAAGCCGAAGAGATAAAACCCTCAGCGATTTCCCAGGATAAGTATAAAAACTTATTTGCCTCTGTGCGAGACTTTTGAATTGTTAAGAAAATTGCACGGCTAGTGGGCGATAGAGGCGGCAACTTTTGTTAAAAAAATTTATTAAAATATCTTTTTTTAGCCTAAAGTTCTGTACTTTCTCTGTAACTGTAAAGAAGAAGAATATGGTAAGTGTGGCAGTAATTTCACTGATAAATATGCTTGTGTATTAATAAATCAACAGTTGGCAATCAGGGAATATCTTATATTTTGTCAAAAATCTTAACGGGCAAATCGCCTTTGACGTAGCAAACTCAAAAGTGAAGGATCTGGTTTAGTTTTTGGTGAGACTTTAGCGCTTCTGGGGGAGCTTTCTACAGATTTCAACTATTTGTATTAAGTAACACATTGCAACTTAATTATTTTCTTTCTTAAGGCATACTATACTTTTTGAAAAATGATTAATCTTAATTTTCATCTATCTAAATACAGATTCTTAAAGTCGTCAGGGTTTCAAGCTCATAGTGGCATCAGATCAACAGGAGTCTGTTTCTGGGTATTCTAAGCAGGGTGAAATGCTGTCGGCAACAAGAGATAAAAATAGAGAGTTTCTATGCAGGAAGTTTTGCAAAGGTTTTTTAGTTCAAGTCCATTTATTCCACACGGACATTGCTACCTCTGGAAGCCAGACCTAGTTTCACTTCATTTAGTTTCGGATCTATTAACAGCGCTTGCTTACTTCTTCGTTGCCGGTGCAATTGTTTACTTCACCAGAAATCGACAAGATTTACCCACTAAAACTATCGCTTTGCTAACCGGCACATTTTTTGTGTTTAGTGGATGCGGGACAACTCACTTAATGGATGTCTTCACCCTGTGGCATCCTGTTTACTGGGTTTCAGGAACGATCAAGTTTCTCAACGCCACATGGTCATCCTATGCCTTTGCATTTCTTTTAGTACCGCTTATCCCCTTAGCTCTTGATGCGCCCAGCCCAGCTCAGCTAGAAGCCGCTAACCGGCAATTACAAGCAGAAATGACTGAACGCCGGCGCATTGATGAACAGTTGCAAAAATCCCAAGAAGTGTTGCAGCTTGT
It encodes:
- a CDS encoding glycoside hydrolase family 10 protein; the encoded protein is MNKKPHTWFKYLLCLGLIIALSTSSLATPQIKPASTELRGVWLTNVTSGVLFVPWGINRALHQLSQLNFNTVYPVVWNRGHTFYPSAVAQDVTGRSQEPLLAVMRPFEDTLAEILKQGHRRHLKVIPWFEYGFMAPAHSQLAQRHPDWLTTRRDSSKSIKEIPDEQAAQEGAKRTPQQNVGKPGIFPAASSFFIPKQVWLNPLHPEVQQFIRELIVEVVSNYDVDGIQLDDHFGMPVELGYDPLTVELYRLEHQGQNPPSDFLDVEWMRWRADKITHFMQELFHAVKAVKPDVIVSLSSNSHSFAYRNYLQDWQTWVEQGLVEDLILQVYRNDLIRFQAELKVPAVQIARRKIPVGVGITTGTWRNPVAMEQIQKQVELVREGGFYGVSFFYWESLWSYLTPESPRQRRKGFEAIFSDADVRSK
- a CDS encoding family 10 glycosylhydrolase translates to MKKIFLAFLIISLSFFRVASTRAAEIVLGVVRSPDNAQEWAGITQRLDAAGIAYRTIDIAQINRASDLAGTTVIFLANIETLTPAQVNALDDWMSQGGRVIASGPVGSRSSADVRQALRSLLGASWAFPLPEPSAVQAMRICTGDWRNAPIGAKPCDTWVSPELTATPVPGGVLIPAGLSSQTAATWSCTGTQPCPNTSSPAVVTSEQATFFGWQWGSKGAASAEIDTAWLQATLSRYGEIQLTDMPVARRGGAVESRREGEGEQRQGGAVESRRGGEGAQRRGGATERDNSQPAIPKSPNPSQNSSDPAEQVAPAQPEINPDSQTITSAQGNAMRQELAELLGRVESALLSASAANNPANLATETPTEAGNKSATRRATNQGAAEKAIVEARQVLQAFPQLLAQKNYTEARRQWVAARRLLWENYPTDQPVAQPEIRAIWLDRGTIVRAGSERGLAAVFDRLAAAGFNTIFFETVNAGYPIYPSEVAPEQNPQTRRWDPLAAGVKLAHERGMELHAWVWVFAAGNQRHNVLLNQPADYPGPLISAHPDWAGYDHRGKMIPGGQTKPFLDPANPEVRRYLLKLLDEVVSRYEVDGVQLDYIRYPFQDPALGSSYGYGKAARQQFRQLAGVDPADISPSDTELWRQWTGFRIRQIDSFVAEASKLIRSRRPNVMVSAAVFPLPRNERLNKIQQNWEEWAQQGNVDLVVPMTYAMDTGGLQKLAAPWLTLAAGVNNSAPALGATLILPGIRLLNLPEVVAVDQIQALRDLPAPGYALFAAENITNRLQGIFSRTQGCAGANCTAAVPYRQPFATAAGRFKTLQRQWDFLLANNQLKIAEPQLSDFTAKTQALESSLNQLATEASAGHLATAQQSLSRFQAEFDSWMRLYSSENPYQVKTWKNHLATLDSLLRFGERVELQR